The genome window CACTTTGTGGATGAGTACGACCCCACCATAGAGGTGAGCTGGCCTGGCCCCTGTACACAGCCTGGCTTCTGACACGGGCTTGTCTTCTACCCGCTCTGCAGGAGGGGTCTCGTCGTCATAGGTCCTGGGGGGCACGAGAGGAGCGAGGGAGGGGGAGGGTCCCACCCCTGGAGCGCCGGCTCTCCCTAAGCAGTGTCCTCCCCAGGACTCCTACCGGAAGCAAGTGGTCATCGATGGGGAGACTTGCCTGCTGGACATCCTGGACACGGCGGGCCAGGAGGAGTACAGCGCCATGCGGGACCAGTACATGCGCACCGGGGAGGGCTTCCTTTGTGTGTTTGCCATCAACAACGCCAAGTCCTTCGAGGACATCCACCAGTACAGGTGAGCTGCCCGCCAGCCCTCGGGGGCCTCCTGTCCTCCCTCAGGGGCCACGGGCAGCCTGCCCACCGGCTCACGCCTTCCCTCTTGCAGGGAGCAGATCAAACGGGTGAAGGACTCGGACGACGTGCCCATGGTGCTGGTGGGGAACAAGTGTGACCTGGCCGCGCGCACCGTGGAGTCTCGGCAGGCCCAGGACCTCGCCCGCAGCTACGGCATCCCCTACATCGAGACCTCGGCCAAGACGCGCCAGGTGAGCGGGCCCCCTGCCCCCGCAGCCAGCcagggccccgccccgccccgcccgggagCCGCACTCACTGCCCCCTCTCCCTTGACGCAGGGCAGCCGCTCTGGCTCTGGCTCCAGCTCCGGGACCCTCTGGGACCCTCCGGGACCCCCGTGACCCAGCAGCCCCTCTCGCTGTAAGTCTCCCCGGATGGCAGGGCAGCGAGGGAGGCCAGGGCCCGGGTCTGGGCCGACACAGCTCCCGGGGGAGGTGGAGGTCCCTGGAGAGAGCTGCCCTGAGCCAGACCGGAGCGGTGACCCTGGGGCCCCCACCCCTGTGCCCCCAGATTGCCCCACGGGTCCTGGTCGGCCCCAGCCCTCAGCGGGCCGTGGGGGAGCTGCTGAGGACAAGCCTCTCAACGAGGTGGCCCTGGGGCCAGAGGGGAGCAGGGTCCAGCTCCCCGTTtgcggggtggggtggagaagggGCTGGGGTTCTGCTCGAGGCCGAGGCAGTGGTCCCCGCCCTGAGCTGGCCTCCTCTTCCCAGGGCGTGGAGGATGCCTTCTACACGCTGGTGCGCGAGATCCGGCAGCACAAGGCGCGCAAGCTGAGCCCGCCTGACGAGGGTGGCCCGGGCTGCCTGAGCTGCAGGTGCCTGCTCTCCTGACAGCGGCGTGGGTGTGGGGTGTGGAGGTGCCGGATGAGACGCGGGCTAAGGatgcagggaaggaaggaagtgccGCCAGAGCCTGGCCCGCCCAGGTCGGTGGACAGAGTGACCGCGGGCCTCCCGGGACGCTTTGCACAGACTGTCATGAACTGACGCCGGCGGCCCCCAGTTGTCACTCTTCTCCAGCCCTGTCCTGGCCCACTGGCACAGGCTGAGTCGCAGTAAATTATTTCATGTCTTGACCCTGGCATTTGGCTGAGGCCGGGAGGCTGCGGTGCGAGTGACCCCCCAGGAGGCATGCGGGAACCTCAGCTTCGCGCATCCGGCAGCTTCTCTGCCTCTGGGGGCCCCGGGTGCGTCCTCCGGAGACCTCTGGGTGCTGCGAGAACCGGCCCGTCTACCACTTAGCACATGAAACTTTATTCACCTTTAACCGGCAAGGGGGGAAACTGAGACCAAAGACTGTCCCTTCCCTGGTAGGGAGGCCTTCATAGGGAACGGCTGCGGGCCGGGGAGCTTCTTCGGACTCCGGGTGGGGTCGTATCTCCTGAGTTTTGGGGACCCTGGAAGGCAGGAACTGACTTTGGTGGAGGGCGGGACACAGCCTGCCGGGTCCCGCGGcgccctctgctctgccccgtGGGGAACAGGTGGCTGCGTGGGGTCTGGCGTCTGGCTGGCCCTGCCCcctgtgtgtgtgagggtggcCCGCTGGCCCCTGCCATCCCCTCGTTGGAGGTGGCCTGTTGCTCCCAGGGCCACCTCAGGTCACCAAAGTGGCCTGTGGGGCCCATCCAGGCCCCAGGTGGCCACGTGCAGCCCCGAGAGGGCTCGCCTGGCCTCGGGCAGGACTCTGCACTGGCCAGGGCGGCCCCTTTAGTCATCATCCCAACTGTCGGGGTGCTCAGCACCGCTGCCTTCCCGGGGCCCAAAttcaggccaggccaggccaggcgcTTCTGGGTCAGGGCCTTGTGCCGTGTGAGGGGGTCCCGTCCTCAGGGAAGGCCAGCGTGAAGCAGCAGGGCGTGTCGCTGTCTTCCCAGGGCCTCGGGGTCACTGTGCTCACAGTCACCTTGTCCCCTGGAGGCCCCCGAGCGTCCAGCTTCCTTGTGGACGCAGAGGTTGGGGGTTGTGGGGACGCGCGGGGCTTGCTCTTGGGGCACTGCCCTGGCTCCGTCGTGGCCGTGCTGGTCGCTGCCCCAGGAGGGGTGCCGGCTGCAGTTGCCACAGGGCAGGAGGGGTGTCGTGGCCCTGGCGGTGCCGTCTTCAGCGGGCTGGGCAGAGCCAGTGGCTGGGACCTCAGTGGGGTTGCAGGGCCATGCCTGTCGTGTGGCCCTGGGCGTGGCCCAGGCAGGTGTTGAAGGGGAGAGGACCCAGCGTTCCGGCTCAAAGCCGATGTCTGGGGGCCACTTGCCTGTGGCCTCATGGTTCACTGAGAGGCTTGGGAGGGAATTCCATCACTGGCCGCAGCCGATCCTGAGGACTGTTCTGGGCTGGGGACAGGCAGGCCAGACTCGGAGCCTCCGGGGCCCCCAGCGGGAGGCCTGCGGCCGGGGCCCCCTCGTGCTGCTGCTCCTTGGCCTTCAGGTTGGCCGGGCCGGGCGAGGGGCCGGGCTGCTAGTGCTGGGCAGGTGGGCCAGGGAGGGCCAGCCCGTCTTCTCCGGGGAGCGTCTTGATGCTGGGAGGGGTAAGgagaggcctgggggctggggcaggTCGCTCCAGGCCCAGGGGCCTCGTGGGGAACTCTTCAGGTTTTGCTGGAAATGAACAGACCAGGTCAGCTTCTCGACCAGGCCGTTCGGCTTGCGCAGGATGGGCCCGTGGGACCCTGCGTGGCTGCTCCGGCCCAACGCTGAGAACAGCTCTCCAGGCTGCTGACCCCTGGCTGTCCTGACGCCCAGCCCTGGCCTGGTCGGCCGAGTGTTAGAGCAGAAGAGCAGATGGATGGGGCTGAGGAGGAAGGCCTGGGGCTCGCCCCACCGCTCACTGCCCCGGAGGGTGACTCCGGAGGAGACTGCTGCCGAGGGCACCTGGGGGAAGCAGGTCCCGCTTCACCCCGCGTAGCTCAGCCATCGAGGCCTGCAGCTGCCTGAGCACCGCATCGTCCTCCAGGGCCCAGGCCCGGGACAGCGTGTCCTGCAGGAACTTCTGCAGGCCTTCCGGGGCAGCTTCAGGAGGTGCTCTGGGGGTGCGGATGCCATCAGGCCAGCGGGGGCCCCACCGGGAAGACTCAGCCCCCCACCCTGGGGCACCTCCCGTGGGCGGCGGCTGTATTCTGCTGGGCACCACACCTGGGGGTCTGCCGTGCCCGGGAGAGCCGTGGGCAGGGCCACTGCCAAGGGCGCGCTCTGGAGGGCGACCTCTGGGCCCCCGTGCTGGCCGGCCTGCCTCCTCTGCGGCCTGCACTCCATGCTCGGGAGCCTTGCGGACGGTGTACACCATGGCCGTCAGCATGTGCTCGCTCTCCAGGATGTAGGCATCCCAGAGCTTCAGGGTGAGCGAAAAGGGGGTCTGTGGGGACAGCAGGCCCAGGAGGGGCAGCTTGAGCAGGGCACGGTGGTGGTCCCAGCACAGGGTAAGAACCCGCCACCGGCCTCCGGCCTCTGCAGTCCGCCTGGGCTGCATCAGACAAGCTCCTGCAGCTCCTCACCTGGCTGGGCTCGTCCCAGTGGGGTCGTGGCTCCTGGACTCAAGGTCCTGAGGGCCTGGCCAGCACGACCCCTAATCTGGGGGCAACAGAGCCTGTCCCACGCTCGGTGGGAACACCTCAGTGGAGCAGAACGCTGGCTTGCTCACCCCCGGGCTGACCCAGCCTTCTGAAGGGAGCCAAAGCAGAAACGGCTGGGACTTCGAGATGCCCTGCGCCCCCCAGGAGGGCTCTGGGCTGCCCCCGGACGCCCCTCGGGAGGGGCAGGGCACGTGGGGGGGTGGGGCTCAGCCTCCTGGGCAGCCTTACCTGGTGGATGAAGCCCTGCAGGAACCACTGGACGGTGTCAGTCCCCAGGGACATCTGCTCCTCGTCCCGATGGAGGGCACAGGGGCTCAGGGCCTGCGTGCTGGGCCGGAAACCTCCCTATTTCGGGACGCCATGCAGCCGCCCCCAGGACCCAGGTGGCCCGAGCTCGCCGCTGATCCGCCCCAGGAGAAGGAGAGTGAAGCCTGCAGGAGGCCAAGCCCCCCCGGTGGCCGTGGGACAGGGCCtctgtggggggcggggggcgacgCATCTACTCACCAGGTGTCGCTGCAGCTGGGGGAGGCTCTGCCTAGAACGTGCTCTTCGTGGGCCTGGAGTCTCAGCCGTTCTGGGAACCCCCGGGATGAAGAAGCCCGAGGAGCCCCCAAACCCCCACAAGTCAGAGCCGTGTCCAGCGAGGGTTGAGTACTGCAGGTGCCCCCGGTGGTGACCCCAGCGTGCGGGGCCCTCCTGAGCCCTGGCTGGACACGCTCTTCCCAGGCAGGACAGCCTGTGA of Balaenoptera ricei isolate mBalRic1 chromosome 8, mBalRic1.hap2, whole genome shotgun sequence contains these proteins:
- the HRAS gene encoding GTPase HRas isoform X2, whose translation is MTEYKLVVVGAGGVGKSALTIQLIQNHFVDEYDPTIEDSYRKQVVIDGETCLLDILDTAGQEEYSAMRDQYMRTGEGFLCVFAINNAKSFEDIHQYREQIKRVKDSDDVPMVLVGNKCDLAARTVESRQAQDLARSYGIPYIETSAKTRQGSRSGSGSSSGTLWDPPGPP
- the HRAS gene encoding GTPase HRas isoform X1, which gives rise to MTEYKLVVVGAGGVGKSALTIQLIQNHFVDEYDPTIEDSYRKQVVIDGETCLLDILDTAGQEEYSAMRDQYMRTGEGFLCVFAINNAKSFEDIHQYREQIKRVKDSDDVPMVLVGNKCDLAARTVESRQAQDLARSYGIPYIETSAKTRQGVEDAFYTLVREIRQHKARKLSPPDEGGPGCLSCRCLLS